In the bacterium genome, one interval contains:
- a CDS encoding ABC transporter substrate-binding protein has protein sequence MKKLYVCLSLTITLSLLQTACIKKNKAPVSQKKVLNHALESEIKGFDPLFCDDKYTHEVQSQIFEKLFEYHYLKRPYQLQPMLAKKMPEISDDGLTYTIKLRKDVYFQKDPAFGQGEAQSQRKFNAHDVVYTYTRFADPHLKHTSWWILQDQIEGLDEAHEKMKTMTPPIDYKKIKVAGLTALDDRTVQIKLKRKNKQFLYLLAMPNTGIVAHEVVNQYKEDFINHPVGTGPFVLKNWVRNQKFEFVKNPTYRNVFYPKYGEPTDEAQGLLKTANQKLPLVDELVFWVYTERQPMWLNFRKGKLDFSVISKDAYQSVVNKDGSLKQEYVDKNMVLKTGDNLDIVMKVFNMADPVIGKNKPLRKAISASMNREEKIDLFYNGRAYVSHGPIPNGLEGYDPDLKDPNGYNVENAKKWFKEAQALHKKNHGTENIPPLLQDITARSFSRQMAEAMDYELKEIGYSSTTRVGTWPQFSERMKKSQGQFYPYAWNADYPDPENFLQLLYGGNKAPGPNSANFENAEYDKLYLEMKNMPDGQERNAIIGKMVKIIHEECPWVFFIHRKRGMLAQGWLKNYKAHAMNTAPMKYLDIDLEAKNKTLSTL, from the coding sequence ATGAAAAAATTGTATGTATGTTTAAGTCTTACCATAACGCTTAGTTTACTCCAGACCGCGTGTATCAAAAAGAATAAAGCACCGGTCAGTCAAAAAAAAGTGCTCAATCATGCTTTAGAGTCAGAAATCAAAGGCTTTGATCCTTTGTTTTGTGATGACAAATACACCCATGAAGTCCAATCGCAAATCTTTGAAAAATTGTTTGAATACCATTACCTTAAACGCCCCTACCAGCTTCAACCTATGCTGGCCAAAAAAATGCCTGAAATCTCTGACGATGGTTTAACCTACACCATCAAGTTGCGCAAGGATGTTTACTTCCAAAAAGACCCTGCTTTTGGCCAAGGTGAAGCGCAGAGCCAACGCAAATTCAATGCCCATGATGTGGTTTACACCTATACACGTTTTGCTGACCCGCATTTAAAACACACCAGCTGGTGGATTTTGCAAGATCAAATTGAAGGTTTGGATGAAGCCCATGAAAAAATGAAAACCATGACGCCTCCCATTGACTATAAAAAAATAAAGGTTGCTGGTTTAACAGCTTTGGATGACCGAACCGTGCAAATCAAACTCAAACGCAAAAACAAACAATTTTTGTACCTCTTGGCCATGCCCAACACCGGAATTGTGGCGCATGAAGTGGTCAATCAATACAAAGAAGACTTTATCAATCATCCGGTGGGGACCGGCCCCTTTGTTTTAAAAAACTGGGTTCGCAATCAAAAGTTTGAGTTTGTTAAAAATCCTACGTATCGCAACGTATTTTATCCCAAATATGGTGAACCTACAGATGAAGCACAAGGTTTGCTCAAAACCGCCAATCAAAAACTGCCCTTGGTAGATGAACTGGTGTTTTGGGTTTATACTGAGCGTCAGCCGATGTGGCTGAATTTTAGAAAAGGTAAGTTGGATTTTTCTGTGATTTCAAAAGACGCTTATCAAAGTGTGGTCAATAAAGATGGTTCATTAAAACAAGAGTATGTCGATAAAAACATGGTTTTAAAAACCGGTGACAACTTAGATATAGTCATGAAAGTCTTTAACATGGCTGATCCAGTCATTGGTAAAAATAAACCGTTGCGCAAAGCCATCAGTGCCTCAATGAACCGTGAAGAAAAAATTGATCTGTTTTACAATGGCAGAGCCTATGTTTCTCATGGCCCCATTCCCAATGGTCTTGAAGGCTATGACCCTGATTTGAAAGACCCCAACGGCTACAATGTAGAAAATGCAAAAAAATGGTTCAAAGAAGCGCAGGCATTGCATAAAAAAAATCATGGTACCGAGAACATCCCCCCTTTATTGCAAGACATCACAGCTCGCTCTTTTAGCCGACAAATGGCAGAAGCTATGGACTATGAACTCAAAGAAATTGGCTACAGCAGCACCACGCGTGTGGGCACTTGGCCACAGTTTTCTGAGCGCATGAAAAAAAGCCAGGGTCAGTTTTATCCTTATGCCTGGAATGCCGACTATCCTGATCCAGAAAACTTCCTACAATTATTATACGGAGGCAACAAAGCGCCCGGTCCTAATTCTGCCAACTTTGAAAATGCCGAGTATGACAAGCTGTATCTGGAAATGAAAAACATGCCTGATGGGCAAGAACGCAATGCCATCATTGGCAAAATGGTGAAAATTATTCATGAAGAATGCCCTTGGGTTTTCTTTATTCACCGCAAAAGAGGTATGCTGGCGCAAGGCTGGCTAAAAAACTACAAAGCCCATGCCATGAATACGGCACCCATGAAATACTTGGACATTGATTTAGAGGCCAAAAACAAAACCTTGTCTACTTTATAA